From Spirosoma aerolatum, one genomic window encodes:
- the serS gene encoding serine--tRNA ligase, with protein sequence MLQLPFIRENKETVLTGLHKRHFANAEAIIDQVLMLDQQRRDTQRELDDVLAQSNAKAGQIGALMKAGDKVAADAAKAETAELKARSKVLGETLRQIEIDLQAVLVTIPNIPHSSVPEGRSADDNEVVLENGEKPSLYEGAQPHWELIKKYDIIDFELGVKISGAGFPVYKGKGARIQRALINFFLDEALKAGYLEVQPPIVVNEDSGFGTGQLPDKEGQMYYITEDKLYLIPTAEVPITNLYRDVIVPEAQLPIKNVGYTPCFRREAGSWGAHVRGLNRLHQFDKVEIVRIEKPENSYAALEDMSQHVQGLLQKLELPYRVLRLCGGDMGFTSALTYDMEVWSAAQQRWLEVSSVSNFETYQANRLKLRSKLEGKMQLMHTLNGSALALPRILASILENNQTPEGIRIPNVLVPYCGFDRID encoded by the coding sequence ATGCTTCAATTACCCTTTATCCGTGAGAATAAGGAAACTGTACTAACAGGGCTTCATAAACGGCATTTCGCGAATGCCGAAGCTATTATTGATCAGGTACTAATGCTCGATCAGCAACGGCGAGATACACAACGTGAACTCGATGATGTATTGGCGCAGTCAAACGCCAAAGCAGGTCAGATTGGGGCCTTAATGAAAGCGGGGGATAAAGTTGCCGCTGATGCCGCTAAAGCGGAAACGGCCGAGTTGAAGGCCCGTTCGAAAGTGCTGGGAGAAACGCTCCGTCAGATCGAAATCGATTTGCAGGCTGTTCTGGTAACTATCCCGAATATTCCGCATAGCAGCGTTCCCGAAGGGCGCTCGGCTGATGATAACGAAGTTGTACTGGAAAATGGCGAGAAACCGTCGCTTTATGAAGGCGCACAACCGCACTGGGAGCTAATCAAAAAGTACGACATCATCGATTTCGAGCTGGGGGTTAAAATTTCGGGCGCTGGCTTTCCGGTTTACAAAGGCAAGGGGGCGCGTATTCAGCGGGCGTTGATCAATTTTTTCCTCGATGAAGCCCTGAAAGCCGGGTATCTGGAGGTGCAACCGCCTATTGTTGTCAATGAAGATTCGGGCTTTGGAACGGGACAGTTACCCGATAAAGAAGGCCAGATGTATTACATAACGGAAGATAAACTCTACCTGATTCCGACGGCTGAAGTCCCCATTACGAATCTTTACCGCGATGTCATTGTGCCTGAGGCCCAACTGCCCATTAAAAATGTGGGGTATACACCTTGTTTCCGACGTGAAGCGGGTTCTTGGGGAGCGCATGTACGGGGGCTGAACCGCCTGCACCAGTTCGACAAAGTTGAAATAGTGCGGATTGAGAAACCCGAAAATTCCTATGCTGCACTAGAAGACATGAGCCAGCATGTGCAGGGGTTACTGCAAAAGCTGGAATTACCCTACCGGGTTTTACGGCTTTGTGGGGGCGACATGGGCTTCACATCAGCATTGACGTATGATATGGAAGTGTGGTCGGCTGCTCAACAGCGCTGGCTGGAAGTTAGCTCGGTATCGAATTTTGAAACGTATCAGGCCAACCGGCTAAAACTGCGCTCGAAATTGGAGGGTAAGATGCAACTGATGCATACGCTCAATGGCTCTGCGTTAGCTTTGCCGCGTATTCTGGCGTCTATTCTGGAAAATAATCAGACGCCAGAAGGTATTCGGATTCCGAACGTTCTCGTACCGTATTGTGGCTTTGATAGGATTGACTAA
- a CDS encoding HEPN domain-containing protein, with translation MSITKDEIVTFRLLKADKDFKADQTLVAAQDWEVAINRLYYAAFHAVSALLFKCDIKVKAHSGAKAMLELHFVKTGLLTVEWWRFYAQLFNERNFSDYEDFVIFTAEDVLPLVPQTEEFIAVIKRIIDKS, from the coding sequence ATGAGCATCACAAAAGATGAAATCGTTACTTTTCGATTGCTCAAGGCCGATAAGGATTTTAAGGCTGATCAAACATTAGTTGCGGCACAAGATTGGGAAGTGGCTATAAATCGTTTGTATTATGCTGCTTTTCATGCAGTATCGGCCTTGTTGTTCAAGTGTGACATAAAAGTGAAAGCTCACTCCGGCGCTAAAGCGATGCTGGAGTTGCATTTTGTCAAAACAGGCTTATTAACAGTAGAATGGTGGAGGTTTTACGCTCAGTTATTTAATGAACGTAACTTTAGTGACTATGAGGATTTTGTCATATTCACAGCCGAAGATGTCCTGCCTTTAGTTCCACAAACAGAAGAGTTTATAGCTGTAATCAAACGTATTATCGACAAAAGCTAA
- a CDS encoding nucleotidyltransferase domain-containing protein → MTDRQFLQAVKRYVHDIDPKAEVWLFGSRARKDARSDSDWDFLVLTDNVVDQSFKRRMRDNLFYLELDSERVIETVIQNKAAWQNLELTSRYQNIKQDGRIL, encoded by the coding sequence ATGACGGACAGACAATTTTTGCAGGCAGTTAAACGGTATGTCCATGACATAGACCCGAAGGCTGAGGTATGGTTGTTTGGCTCCCGAGCGCGAAAGGATGCCAGAAGCGACTCCGATTGGGATTTCTTAGTGCTTACAGATAACGTAGTTGATCAATCGTTCAAAAGGCGAATGCGTGATAATCTATTTTATCTTGAACTGGATAGCGAGCGCGTCATAGAAACAGTTATTCAAAATAAAGCAGCCTGGCAAAATCTGGAATTGACCTCGCGTTATCAGAATATCAAACAGGATGGACGCATACTATGA
- a CDS encoding aspartate kinase yields the protein MHVWKFGGTSVGKPERMQSIRHLVTEDSTRKIVVLSALSGTTNALLAIGESLKVNNDADANAKIDTLKAHYDGFIAELYRTEQGKAAGQKIIDNEFAFIRSLTRIKPFTLKQEKELVAEGELLSTQMFQAYLDEENVASTLLPALEFMRIDADNEPEIAFTEQTLAEMLPQHTDKQIIVTQGFICRNPRGEVDNLKRGGSDYTASLIGGAIRAEEIQIWTDIDGMHNNDPRIVKNTFPVRELTFDEAAELAYFGAKILHPSTITPARMFGVPVRLKNTMDPSAPGTLIADRTSDQVFKAIAAKDGITALYIHSTRMLNAYGFLRRIFEIFEKYKTPVDMITTSEVSVSVTIDNTERIDEIKAELSTFCTLEEPDYDQTIICIVGNFSADNEGVAVRVFNAMKNIPIRMISYGGTESNLSLLVHGKYKADALNALNDGLFSA from the coding sequence ATGCACGTCTGGAAATTTGGCGGTACGTCGGTTGGGAAACCGGAACGTATGCAGTCCATCCGCCATTTGGTTACTGAAGATAGCACCCGAAAAATTGTCGTGCTATCAGCTTTGTCGGGTACAACGAATGCCCTCTTAGCTATTGGAGAATCGTTGAAAGTAAACAACGACGCCGATGCGAATGCCAAAATCGATACGCTCAAGGCGCACTACGATGGCTTTATTGCCGAACTGTATAGGACCGAGCAGGGCAAAGCAGCCGGACAGAAAATTATTGATAATGAATTTGCCTTTATCCGGTCGCTGACTCGCATCAAACCGTTCACGCTCAAACAGGAAAAAGAACTTGTAGCTGAAGGTGAACTGTTGAGTACCCAAATGTTCCAGGCCTATCTGGACGAGGAGAACGTAGCTTCCACGCTGCTGCCTGCACTGGAGTTTATGCGGATTGATGCGGATAATGAGCCTGAAATTGCGTTTACAGAGCAGACACTGGCCGAGATGCTGCCGCAGCATACCGATAAGCAGATCATTGTTACGCAGGGCTTTATCTGTCGAAACCCACGGGGTGAAGTCGATAACCTCAAGCGTGGTGGGTCAGATTATACCGCTTCACTGATTGGTGGTGCCATTCGGGCCGAAGAAATCCAGATATGGACCGACATCGACGGGATGCACAACAACGATCCGCGCATTGTCAAAAACACGTTCCCCGTTCGGGAACTGACGTTCGACGAAGCGGCTGAACTGGCGTATTTCGGTGCTAAAATTTTGCATCCGTCTACCATCACGCCCGCCCGTATGTTTGGCGTACCCGTGCGGTTGAAAAACACCATGGACCCCAGTGCCCCCGGTACGCTCATTGCCGACCGCACGAGCGATCAGGTGTTTAAAGCAATTGCCGCTAAAGACGGCATCACCGCGTTATACATTCACTCGACCCGGATGCTGAACGCCTATGGGTTCCTGCGCCGGATTTTTGAGATCTTCGAGAAGTATAAAACGCCTGTTGATATGATTACGACCTCCGAAGTTTCGGTGTCCGTCACAATCGACAATACGGAGCGAATCGATGAAATTAAAGCTGAACTTAGCACATTCTGTACGCTGGAAGAACCCGATTACGATCAGACGATTATCTGTATTGTAGGGAACTTCAGCGCTGATAATGAAGGGGTAGCTGTTCGGGTATTTAACGCAATGAAAAACATCCCGATTCGGATGATTTCGTATGGTGGTACGGAAAGTAATCTGTCGCTATTAGTTCATGGCAAATACAAAGCAGATGCCCTGAATGCACTAAACGATGGCCTGTTTTCGGCCTAA
- the ribH gene encoding 6,7-dimethyl-8-ribityllumazine synthase, with product MATAAKSLSVFSTNDLPDVSERRFAILVSEWNSEVTEALFEGAHQTLLQYGAKAENVVRGNVPGSYELTLGAQWFAQRDDIDAVIALGCVIQGETKHNDYINHAVAQGLTNVGLKTGKPVIFGVLTPNDQQQALDRAGGKHGNKGDEAAITAIKMIGLQEQVYSKF from the coding sequence ATGGCCACTGCTGCAAAAAGTCTGAGTGTATTTTCGACCAACGACCTACCCGATGTCAGTGAACGCCGGTTTGCGATACTAGTTTCCGAATGGAACAGTGAAGTGACCGAAGCTTTGTTTGAAGGGGCTCATCAAACGTTGTTGCAATACGGAGCTAAAGCCGAAAACGTTGTCCGGGGAAACGTACCTGGTAGTTATGAGCTAACGCTGGGCGCCCAATGGTTTGCACAGCGCGATGATATTGACGCCGTTATCGCCCTGGGTTGCGTGATTCAGGGGGAAACCAAGCACAATGATTACATCAATCATGCTGTAGCTCAGGGATTAACCAACGTTGGCCTGAAAACTGGAAAGCCCGTTATTTTCGGTGTTCTGACACCCAACGACCAACAGCAGGCACTCGACCGGGCAGGTGGTAAACACGGTAACAAAGGCGATGAAGCCGCTATCACTGCCATCAAAATGATTGGATTACAAGAACAGGTTTATAGCAAGTTTTAA
- a CDS encoding tetratricopeptide repeat protein yields the protein MSKKNSGLEFLEDPDALAGQLERAEDFFEQNRNIVFGVLGGILLLVVGYFGYRYYISEQDDTAQVEMFPSVYQLEADSTKKALNGDGKSPGLLAVASNYGSTPAGNLAEFYSGIALLKQGKYDDAIEHLKAFSSSDLLVQARAYALTGDAYMEKKSFDEAADYYRKAADYKSNKYFTPGYLMKLAVAYEQAKQNDKAIDTYNEIIEKYAQSAEAGSAKKYKSVLEATVGES from the coding sequence ATGAGCAAAAAGAATAGCGGACTGGAGTTTTTGGAAGATCCAGACGCACTGGCTGGTCAGTTAGAACGGGCCGAAGACTTTTTTGAACAGAACCGAAACATCGTGTTTGGGGTACTGGGCGGTATTTTGTTGCTGGTGGTTGGTTACTTCGGCTATCGCTACTATATCAGCGAGCAGGATGATACGGCCCAGGTCGAAATGTTCCCATCGGTTTATCAACTCGAAGCCGATTCAACCAAGAAAGCACTGAATGGCGACGGTAAAAGCCCTGGCCTGTTGGCTGTGGCAAGCAATTACGGCTCTACACCAGCCGGTAATCTGGCTGAGTTTTATTCGGGTATTGCCTTGTTGAAACAGGGTAAGTACGATGATGCGATCGAACATCTGAAAGCATTCAGCTCATCTGATCTGCTGGTTCAGGCGCGGGCCTATGCACTCACGGGTGATGCGTACATGGAAAAGAAAAGCTTCGATGAGGCCGCTGACTATTACCGGAAAGCTGCTGATTATAAGTCGAATAAGTACTTTACGCCTGGCTATCTGATGAAATTGGCTGTTGCTTATGAACAGGCTAAACAGAATGATAAGGCTATCGATACATACAACGAAATTATTGAGAAGTATGCTCAGTCCGCCGAGGCAGGTAGTGCTAAAAAGTACAAATCCGTACTGGAAGCTACCGTCGGTGAGTCGTAA
- a CDS encoding DUF4926 domain-containing protein, which translates to MSEYDLVVLQEEIADGRLKVGDVGTILTVYNGGKAYEVEFVTLTGESVAVETLLPHQIREVRSSEVMSVRDIELQNGLDS; encoded by the coding sequence ATGAGCGAGTATGATTTAGTCGTACTTCAGGAAGAGATTGCAGATGGACGCCTGAAGGTCGGGGATGTTGGAACCATTTTAACCGTTTACAATGGCGGTAAAGCCTACGAAGTTGAATTTGTGACACTTACGGGTGAATCCGTGGCAGTAGAGACCCTATTACCGCATCAAATTCGGGAAGTGCGTTCGTCGGAGGTTATGTCTGTACGTGATATTGAATTACAAAACGGACTGGATTCGTAA